A genomic stretch from Antarcticibacterium flavum includes:
- a CDS encoding NAD-dependent succinate-semialdehyde dehydrogenase yields MEFKSINPYNGEEVGVHKALTSGELDQILNKSAEAFNDWCAKPLHYRCDLLRKAGQVLRENVEEYAEMITAEMGKPISESRAEVNKCAWVCDYYADNAKEFLKPEEIKTDASRSFVRNDPMGTIFAIMPWNFPFWQVFRFAAPTLTAGNTGILKHAPNVFGCAKKIEEVFTKAGYPEGVFQNLIVHHDQTEKIIAHDAVKAVTLTGSEMAGSAVAQLAGKYIKKSLLELGGNNSFIVWEDADIDLAVKTAVTARMLNCGQSCIAAKRFILLPGIYDEFVEKFTKAVGELKSGDTRNDETQVGPLARKDLTDQLHNQIKSSVDQGAKILLGGKQDNCYHEPTILGDVKPGMTAFDEETFGPLAAIIKAKDIDEAFSLSEKSKYGLGTTVFTRDIEKALECAGRVSDGAYFVNELVKSDPRLPFGGTGRSGYGRELAKEGMMEFINKKTVYVR; encoded by the coding sequence ATGGAATTTAAAAGCATCAACCCTTATAACGGCGAGGAGGTTGGAGTGCATAAAGCACTTACCTCCGGGGAATTGGACCAGATTCTTAATAAATCGGCAGAGGCCTTTAACGACTGGTGTGCTAAGCCGCTTCATTATAGATGTGACCTGCTTAGGAAGGCAGGGCAGGTATTAAGGGAAAATGTGGAGGAATATGCTGAAATGATCACTGCTGAAATGGGCAAACCAATTTCTGAATCCAGAGCTGAGGTGAATAAATGCGCATGGGTGTGTGATTATTATGCAGATAATGCCAAAGAATTCCTGAAACCCGAAGAAATAAAAACCGATGCTTCCAGGAGCTTTGTAAGAAATGATCCTATGGGGACTATTTTTGCTATTATGCCCTGGAATTTTCCTTTCTGGCAGGTCTTTCGTTTTGCAGCTCCAACACTTACTGCCGGGAATACCGGGATCTTAAAACACGCCCCTAATGTGTTTGGTTGTGCAAAAAAGATCGAAGAAGTTTTTACAAAAGCCGGATATCCTGAAGGGGTTTTCCAAAACCTGATAGTGCATCACGATCAAACCGAGAAGATCATTGCTCACGATGCAGTTAAGGCAGTAACTTTAACCGGTAGTGAAATGGCAGGATCTGCTGTTGCTCAACTCGCAGGAAAGTACATTAAAAAGAGTTTGCTGGAGCTGGGTGGAAATAATTCCTTCATCGTTTGGGAAGATGCCGATATTGACCTGGCCGTGAAAACAGCTGTTACCGCCCGTATGCTCAATTGCGGGCAAAGTTGTATTGCAGCAAAACGTTTTATTTTGCTTCCGGGGATCTATGATGAATTCGTTGAAAAATTTACAAAAGCCGTGGGTGAATTGAAATCCGGTGATACCCGGAATGATGAGACTCAGGTAGGGCCGTTGGCTAGGAAGGATCTTACAGATCAGCTCCACAATCAGATAAAATCATCTGTTGATCAGGGAGCGAAGATCTTACTGGGTGGAAAGCAGGATAATTGTTATCACGAGCCAACCATCCTGGGAGATGTAAAACCAGGAATGACCGCTTTTGATGAAGAAACCTTCGGGCCACTTGCAGCAATTATTAAAGCAAAAGATATTGATGAAGCCTTCTCTCTTTCAGAAAAATCCAAATACGGACTGGGAACTACGGTTTTCACCCGCGATATTGAAAAGGCACTGGAGTGTGCGGGTAGGGTGAGTGACGGGGCGTACTTTGTGAATGAGTTAGTAAAGTCAGATCCCAGGCTACCTTTTGGAGGTACCGGACGTTCCGGCTATGGCCGTGAATTGGCAAAAGAGGGAATGATGGAATTCATCAATAAAAAGACAGTTTACGTAAGGTAA
- a CDS encoding aldose 1-epimerase family protein gives MHRIQNEFLSIAVKDAGAELCSLKNLETDTEHIWQADPEVWSSHAPNLFPVIGVLKDGEYIYEGEKFPMPKHGIVRHNENLQLQESTENSLLFALTYSEETLKQYPFKFRFSIEFILEEKTLKVSHSVHNLDEKPMYFSLGGHPAFNAPLYEGEEYEDYFLEFDKKMDLKSYVLNEEGLISNSTKSILQNDNVINLHKHLFDEDALIFQNIASRSVALKSKKSGLVLTVDYRDFKDLGIWAKPGAPYVCIEPWLGMADVEGTDQQLKFFRRHYRNNAL, from the coding sequence ATGCACAGGATCCAAAATGAGTTTTTAAGCATAGCTGTCAAAGATGCGGGAGCTGAATTGTGCAGCTTAAAGAACCTTGAAACCGATACAGAACATATCTGGCAGGCAGATCCTGAAGTTTGGAGCAGCCACGCTCCCAATCTTTTTCCGGTTATAGGAGTGCTGAAGGATGGAGAATATATTTACGAAGGCGAGAAATTCCCTATGCCAAAACATGGGATCGTGAGGCACAATGAAAACCTTCAGTTGCAGGAAAGCACAGAAAACAGCTTGCTTTTTGCACTCACATATTCTGAAGAAACCTTAAAACAATATCCTTTTAAATTCAGGTTCAGCATTGAGTTCATCCTTGAAGAAAAAACCCTCAAAGTGTCGCACAGCGTTCACAATTTGGATGAAAAACCTATGTACTTTTCCCTGGGAGGACATCCCGCATTCAATGCCCCGTTATACGAAGGGGAGGAATATGAAGACTACTTCCTGGAATTTGACAAAAAGATGGACTTGAAATCCTATGTTTTAAATGAAGAGGGCCTTATTTCCAATAGTACAAAAAGCATTCTCCAAAATGATAATGTGATTAATCTTCACAAGCACCTTTTTGATGAGGATGCGCTTATCTTTCAAAATATAGCTTCAAGATCTGTCGCCTTAAAAAGCAAAAAATCGGGTCTTGTTCTAACGGTAGATTACCGGGATTTTAAGGATCTTGGGATCTGGGCAAAACCCGGGGCACCATATGTATGTATCGAGCCCTGGTTGGGAATGGCAGATGTGGAGGGTACAGACCAACAGCTTAAATTCTTCAGAAGGCATTATCGAAATAATGCCCTCTGA
- a CDS encoding C45 family autoproteolytic acyltransferase/hydolase, with product MQLQFNAVFEQGKPGAKWLKLYKTHWPAYRSWLNSKGTSNYPDLKTSQAALKKYMPEMWPVYQRLCKLANTDEVAARFLTGWQPPAYISACSQAVITGKEIQLVRNYDYHPNLMEGTQLFSSWNGKKVIATGDCLIGAVDGMNEDGLAVSLTFGGRKEVGVGFGIPFIIRYVLEFCSNVEEAVKVLTRIPSHMSYNVTVVDRSGAFKTIELAPDKAPLVTDAAFTTNHQGTVDWPENAAFNQTLERAAYLKKLLAGKGVNATKIADSFLKTPLYNTKFTEGFGTLFTSVYRPLDGTVELRWRDNYMQQSFDNFEEQKILVDYNQPAVAPTPWTYKETPRPAAKEVTVELKQKESAKFDWEVNVTEILVNSMSQANPGADKKQLEKLKGKILRNGEVSWEAVASFWTNVGTGYGASGGNY from the coding sequence ATGCAATTACAATTCAATGCTGTTTTTGAACAGGGGAAACCAGGTGCAAAATGGCTAAAGCTTTATAAAACCCACTGGCCAGCTTACAGAAGCTGGCTTAACTCAAAAGGAACATCTAATTATCCAGACCTGAAAACCTCGCAGGCAGCACTTAAAAAGTACATGCCAGAGATGTGGCCGGTATATCAAAGACTCTGCAAACTTGCAAATACAGATGAGGTGGCCGCACGCTTTCTCACCGGCTGGCAACCGCCTGCCTACATAAGTGCCTGCTCCCAGGCAGTGATAACCGGGAAAGAAATACAACTGGTGCGCAACTATGATTATCATCCCAACCTAATGGAGGGAACCCAATTGTTCTCCTCCTGGAATGGAAAAAAAGTTATAGCTACAGGGGATTGTCTAATTGGTGCGGTGGATGGAATGAACGAAGATGGATTGGCCGTCTCCCTTACATTTGGAGGGAGAAAAGAGGTTGGCGTAGGTTTTGGGATCCCTTTTATAATAAGATATGTCCTGGAGTTTTGCAGCAATGTTGAGGAGGCAGTAAAGGTACTTACACGTATACCTTCACATATGTCTTACAATGTTACGGTGGTTGATCGCAGCGGGGCATTTAAAACTATAGAATTAGCACCAGATAAAGCTCCCCTTGTAACAGATGCCGCATTCACTACAAATCACCAGGGAACTGTGGACTGGCCCGAGAATGCCGCATTTAACCAAACTTTGGAACGCGCAGCATATTTAAAGAAATTACTGGCAGGCAAAGGGGTTAATGCAACAAAAATCGCAGATTCCTTTCTTAAAACCCCTCTTTATAATACTAAATTCACGGAAGGGTTTGGAACGCTTTTTACCTCTGTGTACAGGCCTCTGGACGGTACAGTGGAACTGCGTTGGCGGGATAACTACATGCAGCAGTCATTCGATAATTTCGAGGAACAAAAGATCCTTGTAGATTACAATCAGCCTGCTGTAGCTCCTACTCCCTGGACTTATAAGGAAACTCCGAGACCCGCGGCAAAAGAGGTGACAGTTGAGCTAAAACAAAAGGAATCGGCCAAATTTGATTGGGAAGTAAATGTAACCGAAATCCTTGTCAATTCAATGTCACAGGCCAACCCGGGTGCAGATAAAAAACAACTCGAAAAATTAAAAGGAAAGATCCTTCGTAATGGAGAAGTTTCCTGGGAAGCAGTGGCAAGCTTCTGGACCAATGTGGGTACCGGGTATGGTGCTTCGGGAGGAAACTATTAA
- the lpdA gene encoding dihydrolipoyl dehydrogenase yields the protein MSKYDVAIIGSGPGGYVAAIRCAQLGMKTAIIEKYSTLGGTCLNVGCIPSKALLDSSHHYDDAVRHFEEHGIEIPGEVKINLEQMMKRKAAVVSQTCDGVKFLMDKNKIDVFHGVGSFKDATHINIDKAEGGTETIEAKNTIIATGSKPSTLPFIKIDKERIITSTEALKLKEIPKHMVVIGGGVIGLELGQVYSRLGAEVTVVEYMDRIIPTMDSVLAKELTKVLKKQGMKINVSHKVKAVERKGDEVIIKADDKKGKEVEFKADYCLVSVGRRPFTDGLNADAAGVEIGERGMITVNDHLQTNVKNIYAIGDVVKGAMLAHKAEEEGTFVAETIAGQKPHIDYNLIPGVVYTWPEVAAVGKTEEQLKEAGVDYKEGKFPMRALGRSRASGDTDGLVKILTDAKTDEVLGVHMIGARVADLIAEAVTAMEFRASAEDISRMSHAHPTYAEAVKEAALAATGDRALHI from the coding sequence ATGAGCAAATATGATGTAGCAATAATAGGGTCCGGTCCCGGGGGATACGTGGCCGCTATTCGTTGCGCACAACTGGGAATGAAAACCGCTATCATTGAAAAATATTCTACTCTTGGAGGTACCTGTTTAAACGTGGGATGTATCCCTTCCAAAGCCTTGCTGGACTCGTCACACCATTATGATGATGCGGTAAGACATTTTGAGGAGCACGGGATAGAAATTCCGGGGGAGGTAAAGATCAACCTGGAACAAATGATGAAACGCAAAGCCGCAGTGGTAAGTCAAACCTGCGACGGGGTTAAATTCCTGATGGATAAGAACAAAATTGATGTGTTTCACGGGGTTGGATCTTTTAAAGACGCTACACATATAAATATTGATAAAGCTGAAGGTGGTACAGAGACCATTGAAGCAAAAAATACCATCATCGCTACCGGATCAAAACCTTCAACTCTTCCTTTTATAAAAATAGATAAGGAGCGGATCATTACTTCTACTGAAGCTTTAAAGCTGAAAGAGATCCCGAAGCACATGGTCGTTATCGGTGGGGGCGTTATTGGCCTTGAGCTGGGACAGGTTTACAGTCGTCTTGGAGCAGAGGTTACAGTGGTGGAATATATGGACAGGATCATACCTACAATGGACTCTGTACTGGCAAAGGAGCTTACCAAAGTTCTTAAAAAGCAGGGAATGAAGATCAACGTGAGCCACAAGGTAAAAGCTGTTGAAAGAAAAGGAGATGAGGTTATCATTAAAGCCGATGATAAAAAAGGCAAGGAAGTGGAATTCAAGGCAGACTATTGCCTGGTTTCTGTAGGAAGAAGACCTTTTACAGATGGCTTGAATGCAGATGCTGCCGGAGTAGAGATTGGCGAACGCGGAATGATCACCGTGAACGACCACCTGCAAACCAATGTAAAGAATATTTATGCAATAGGTGACGTGGTAAAAGGTGCCATGCTTGCTCATAAAGCTGAAGAAGAAGGAACTTTTGTTGCTGAAACTATCGCAGGGCAAAAGCCACATATTGATTACAATCTTATTCCCGGCGTGGTTTACACCTGGCCTGAAGTTGCGGCGGTTGGAAAAACTGAAGAGCAACTTAAGGAAGCCGGTGTGGATTATAAGGAAGGGAAATTCCCCATGCGCGCCCTTGGGCGTTCAAGAGCCAGTGGAGATACAGATGGTTTGGTAAAGATATTGACAGATGCCAAGACAGATGAGGTCCTTGGGGTGCATATGATAGGAGCCCGGGTAGCCGATCTTATTGCCGAGGCGGTAACCGCAATGGAATTCCGTGCATCTGCAGAGGATATCTCAAGAATGAGCCACGCCCACCCAACCTATGCTGAAGCTGTGAAGGAAGCGGCACTGGCCGCGACCGGGGACCGGGCATTGCATATTTAA